In Ostrinia nubilalis chromosome 26, ilOstNubi1.1, whole genome shotgun sequence, one genomic interval encodes:
- the LOC135084505 gene encoding vacuolar protein sorting-associated protein 26B-like, translating to MSFFGFGQTADIEIVFDDADKRKVAEVKTDDGKKEKLLLYYDGETVSGRVNVTLRKPGSKLEHQGIKVELIGQIELFYDRGNHHEFISLVKELARPGDLLQHTSYPFEFSNVEKPYEVYTGANVRLRYFLRATIVRRLTDIVKEVDIAVHTLCSYPDVLNSIKMEVGIEDCLHIEFEYNKSKYHLKDVIVGKIYFLLVRIKIKHMEISIIKRETTGSGPNTFTENETVAKYEIMDGAPVRGESIPIRVFLAGYDLTPTMRDINNKFSVRYYLNLVLMDTEDRRYFKQQEVTLWRKSDKSRLPLHNPHHPQTLSHPSNTMPRQLSASSEDNSTRGISPSHPDNILQRSVSPSMADGDKHNGPSEMEQDTSEVITEKLTNSHIENNEVEVPVAAVKPIMTEKPQVAEKPLIAEKPQIAEKPVLSRPESVEATPSQ from the coding sequence ATGAGCTTTTTCGGGTTCGGACAGACTGCGGATATCGAAATCGTTTTCGATGATGCTGACAAACGGAAGGTTGCCGAAGTGAAAACGGATGACGGTAAAAAGGAGAAGTTGTTGCTGTATTACGACGGCGAGACAGTCTCGGGGAGAGTGAACGTGACATTGAGGAAACCGGGTTCCAAACTCGAACACCAAGGAATCAAGGTCGAACTAATAGGTCAGATCGAATTGTTCTACGACAGAGGAAATCATCATGAGTTTATCTCGCTAGTCAAAGAGCTGGCACGTCCAGGTGACTTGTTGCAGCACACATCGTATCCTTTCGAGTTTTCGAACGTCGAAAAACCGTATGAAGTGTACACTGGAGCAAATGTCAGGCTAAGGTATTTCCTACGAGCGACCATCGTTCGGCGCCTCACTGACATAGTAAAAGAGGTTGATATTGCTGTCCACACACTATGCAGCTATCCCGACGTCCTCAATTCCATAAAAATGGAAGTAGGGATTGAAGACTGTCTCCACATAGAATTTGAGTACAACAAATCAAAATACCACCTCAAAGATGTGATAGTTGGTAAAATCTATTTCTTACTTGTCCGTATCAAAATCAAGCACATGGAAATATCGATAATAAAGAGAGAGACCACTGGTTCTGGGCCCAATACATTTACTGAAAATGAAACCGTTGCCAAGTATGAAATAATGGACGGTGCTCCAGTGAGAGGAGAAAGCATTCCCATAAGAGTATTCCTAGCTGGATATGATCTAACACCCACTATGAGGGACATAAACAACAAGTTTTCTGTGCGGTATTATCTGAACCTAGTGTTGATGGATACAGAGGACAGGCGTTACTTCAAGCAACAAGAAGTGACACTATGGAGGAAGAGTGATAAGTCTAGATTGCCTCTGCACAATCCGCACCACCCACAAACCCTATCTCATCCAAGCAACACAATGCCCAGGCAACTGAGTGCCTCCAGCGAAGACAACTCCACAAGAGGCATATCTCCATCTCACCCAGACAACATACTTCAAAGATCCGTTTCACCTTCCATGGCAGATGGTGACAAACACAACGGACCCTCTGAAATGGAGCAGGATACCTCTGAAGTGATAACGGAAAAATTGACCAACtctcacattgaaaacaatgaagTGGAGGTACCAGTTGCAGCTGTAAAACCTATTATGACTGAAAAGCCGCAAGTTGCTGAGAAGCCCCTGATTGCTGAGAAACCACAGATAGCTGAGAAGCCAGTCCTTAGCCGACCAGAAAGTGTAGAAGCCACTCCGAGTCAATAG